The region GTGTAAGCAATAAAGAACTGGAAAATCATAGTCGAAAATATCCTGCTTTATTTTTCAATACTTATTCAAAACAAGAAGTTTTTAACTTTCTGCAAAATAAACTTAGCCAATCTAAAACAAATGAAGAAATAGATCAGGAAATAACAAAAATAGAACAAGGCTTGCAAAAAACAAAAAACCTGCATGAACAAATTTATGCTGAACTCCAAAATGCAGATTTGCACTATTACGCAAAAATACTTCAAAACAATGGTTTATACCGTTATAAGCTAAAGCACGTCTGGAGTGGTGCAGAGTACTTATGTTTGGATTTTATTTTAGAACTATGCAAACGAATTGGAATTCATTTTGATGATTTTATTAAAACTTACATGTTTTCCGATATTCATGATTTTCTTTTAGGAAAAAGTGAATTGTCAAAAGCTGAAATAGAATCAAGGAAAAAATGTTTTGTTATTCACCATAAAAATCAGGCAACAAATATTTATTCTGGCGATGAAGCTATTGCTTATAAAAATAAGTTTATTATTTCAGAAGAAAACTATAAGCAGCTATCAAACATAATTAAAGGAATGACTGCAAATAAAGGTAAAATTACCGCTAAAGCACGAGTAGTTCATGTTAAAGATTTGCAGCAATTTGCTTTAGATTGCCAGCAATTTCAAAAAGGTGAAATTCTGGTAACAACAATGACCTCTCCACTTATGGTACCTATCATTGAAAAAGCATCTGGCATTATTACTGATGAAGGAGGCATATGTTCTCATGCAGCAATCATTTCAAGGGAGTTTGGCATTCCGTGCATTGTAGGAACAAATGGAGCATCGTTTAGCATTAAGACTGGTGATGTTATTGAGTTGGATGGTGATAATAGTGTTATTAAAAAAATCTTGTAAATCATCTTAAAAACACTTAAAATTACCGTACGTAATAAGTCCTCCTTAGGTTTTAGCGCCGGTTCAGCTTTTGAAGTGTTCTTCAATTGGATTTTTCTCTCTGGAACTCCGAAAAATCCCCAATAAAGATATTGAGGAGCTTCACAAAAGCAGGTGCTAAAACCCCAGACTTATTACGTACAAATTACCGCAAACTATATAAACAAGTTATACTTGATGTTTAAACATGGTAGAGCTTGAACTTAAAGAATGGGGAAATTCAATTGGCGTTATTTTGCCTGCTGAAAAATTGAAAGAATTACATTTATACAAAGGAGATAAAGTAGAGATAACTATTATTCCTAAAAGAAGAGTAAATGGTTTTGGTATTTGGAAGGGTGCAAAATCATTCCAAAGAGAACATGATGATCATGAGGATTTTTGCTGATGAGATATGTGGTTGATACCTATGCATGGATTGAATATTTTAACGGTTCTTCTAAAGGAAAAATATTCGAAAAAATATTGTTAACTTCAGAAAATGAGTTATTAACGATTCAATGTTCATTAGCAGAAATAATAAATTGGGCTTTACGTGAAGAAACTTCTTTTGAAGAAGCTTATAAAGTTATTAGGGCAAATTCAACTATAATTACTCTTAGTGATTTTGATTGGATTGATGCTGGTAAAGAGCGCTTTCAACAGAGAAAAACTCAAAAAGATTTTGGTTTAATTGATGCTGTGCTGTTAGTAAAGCAAAAGCAATATAATGCTAAGCTTATTTCAGGCGATAAACATTTTAAAAATTTAAAGAATGTGATTTTTCTTGCATAGCTTAATTTAGATCATTAAAATCTATATAACTTCCTTTCAAAATCAATAACTTTTCCTTTTTCAAATAAAATTCCTTCCCCTCTTAGCATCTTTATTTTCTTAGAAGAATTCATCTTTCCGCAATAACCGCCTAAACTGCCATTAGAACAAACAACTCGGTGGCAGGGAACATTTGGTGCATAAGGATTTCTTTTTAATGCATTACCTACAGCTCTATATACCTGCCCTTTTCCAAGTTTTCTACCTATCTCTTTATAGGTTGTCACTTTCCCTTTTGGAATTTTCTTGCATAATTCCCAGACTTGTTGATTGAATGACATTTTAATGTGATTAATTAAAAACTATAATCCTTTAAAAATATTTCTTAGTTCAGTATGTGAGGCTCCCCATTTTGCAGGTCTAAAATTTCTTAATTTGTCTAAAAACCTCTTTTGTAATGCAATTTTATCCATTCATTCATAGTAGTTTCACTCATTAATAAACCTATTGACATTTTTTTCGGAACTTTTTATGTTATCGTCGAAAAGTTTACGGAATTAAGTTTAATAATTAAACAGTACTGTTTAAAAAGAAAACATTTAAATATTTGTTTGATTATACGCTTTGTATGGGCGAAACAAATTTCACTTATTTTTTAGGAAATACCCCTATGGTCAGAATTTTGGATATGCTTTTAATAGG is a window of Candidatus Woesearchaeota archaeon DNA encoding:
- a CDS encoding AbrB/MazE/SpoVT family DNA-binding domain-containing protein, with protein sequence MVELELKEWGNSIGVILPAEKLKELHLYKGDKVEITIIPKRRVNGFGIWKGAKSFQREHDDHEDFC
- a CDS encoding MGMT family protein, with the protein product MSFNQQVWELCKKIPKGKVTTYKEIGRKLGKGQVYRAVGNALKRNPYAPNVPCHRVVCSNGSLGGYCGKMNSSKKIKMLRGEGILFEKGKVIDFERKLYRF
- a CDS encoding PIN domain-containing protein, yielding MRYVVDTYAWIEYFNGSSKGKIFEKILLTSENELLTIQCSLAEIINWALREETSFEEAYKVIRANSTIITLSDFDWIDAGKERFQQRKTQKDFGLIDAVLLVKQKQYNAKLISGDKHFKNLKNVIFLA